The following proteins come from a genomic window of Accipiter gentilis chromosome 2, bAccGen1.1, whole genome shotgun sequence:
- the BHLHE22 gene encoding LOW QUALITY PROTEIN: class E basic helix-loop-helix protein 22 (The sequence of the model RefSeq protein was modified relative to this genomic sequence to represent the inferred CDS: inserted 2 bases in 1 codon) has translation MERALGLPAEEDLFHKSLAASAKRMESAFRSPPGLDLSHPRDRQPSPLACYEAAEPEALLQPGVGGDPLALPPGSVCVKYGESASRSSVAESSGGEQSPDDDSDGRCELVLRGAGGDPRVASPAAGGGGGGGGGGGGGGXGGGGGLKAAEGGCSNSHGHGGSKKSKEQKALRLNINARERRRMHDLNDALDELRAVIPYAHSPSVRKLSKIATLLLAKNYILMQAQALEEMRRLVAYLNQGQAISAASLPSSAAAAAAAAAALHPALGAYEQAAGYPFSAGLPPATSCPEKCAIFNSVSSSLCKQCTEKP, from the exons ATGGAGCGGGCGCTGGGGCTGCCCGCAGAAGAGGACCTCTTCCACAAGAGCCTCGCCGCCTCGGCCAAGCGCATGGAGTCCGCCTTCCGCTCGCCCCCGGGGCTCGACCTCTCCCACCCCCGCGACCGCCAGCCCTCGCCGCTCGCCTGCTACGAGGCGGCGGAGCCCGAGGCGCTGCTGCAGCCCGGCGTCGGCGGCGACCCGCTGGCGCTGCCGCCGGGCTCCGTCTGCGTCAAGTACGGCGAGAGCGCCAGCCGCAGCTCGGTGGCCGAGAGCAGCGGCGGCGAGCAGAGCCCCGACGACGACAGCGACGGCCGCTGCGAGCTGGTGCTGCGCGGCGCCGGGGGGGACCCGCGCGTCGCctcgccggcggcgggcggcggcggcggcggcggcggcggcggcggcggcggcgg gggggggggcggggggctgaaGGCGGCCGAGGGCGGCTGCTCCAACAGCCACGGGCACGGCGGCAGCAAGAAGTCCAAGGAGCAGAAGGCGCTGCGCCTCAACATCAACgcgcgggagcggcggcggaTGCACGACCTGAACGACGCGCTGGACGAGCTGCGGGCCGTCATCCCCTACGCGCACAGCCCCTCGGTGCGGAAGCTCTCCAAGATCGCCACGCTCCTCCTGGCCAAGAACTACATCCTGATGCAGGCGCAGGCCCTGGAGGAGATGCGGCGCCTGGTGGCTTATCTCAACCAGGGCCAGGCCATCTCGGCCGCCTCCCTGCCCAgctccgccgcggcggcggcggcggcggcggccgccctgcaCCCCGCCCTCGGCGCCTACGAGCAGGCGGCCGGGTACCCCTTCAGCGCCGGGCTGCCCCCCGCCACCTCCTGCCCGGAGAAATGTGCCATTTTCAACAGCGTCTCCTCCAGCCTCTGCAAACAGTGCACGGAGAAGCCTTAA